The region CTGAGCAATCCACCGATGACGCTGGCCAGCGCGATCAGAATTCCGATGCGGCCAACAGTGTTTCCGAATTCCGTTGACAGCCGTTTGACGGGGCTGCTGTGCGGGAATGACTCAGCCTCCTTTGGCGTGAAACGTTCAGCGGCGACCTCTTGTTGTGCATGAACCTGCAGGGTCTCCGTTTTAGTCAGGGCTGCGACAAGAAGTCCTGCTAACAGCAGGGTCACAAACGCGTGCAGGCGAAAACGCAAAATACAGACAAGAACGACGGTAATCGCGAGCGCGACGATCCACCAAATATTCATCAAGGTTTGTCAGCCGGGGAGCAAAATTGACTGCGGCAATCAGTCGATCTGGTCGACAGATCGAAAGGGGCGTAGATTATGCAAACCAGAAACTTAGCAGAATTGGGAGGAGGGCGTGGTCGCCGTCCCCCATGCGATTCATTTGTTGGCTACAAAGGGATTGTCGAGCGGTTTTGGTGCGATGTGGGAACGATGGCCTGATGCAGGTGCATTGACGACCTAGACTCGACCAGACAATGCTCACAACCGATGTTCAGCCATCAATGAAAGGGTAAATTCCGTGGCCAAGTTAGGCTGCGGACGATTTTTCGATCCTCACACAACCGGTCAATCAGTCACGTGTCCGACAGTCGTTCCGATACCGAGGTTTCGTTCTTCGAAAAGCACGAATTTGCCATTCGTCGGCTTCATTCATTGACCGGCATCGTGCCATTGGGTTTGTACATGGTCGTTCACCTGACGACCAACGCCAGCTTGCTGAACGGGCCGGAAACGTTTCAGCGTGCCGTGTTCATGATCCATAGCCCCGGGGCGCTTTTGCCGCTGATCGAATGGGGCTTTATCTTTCTGCCACTATTGTTCCATGCAATTTTGGGCATTTGGATCGCAAAGACCGGGCGTCCCAACAGCGGGCAATATCGATTCGCCAGCAACAAACGCTACACCTGGCAACGCTACACCGGCATCATCGGCTTGGTGTACCTGTTCCTGCACATCATGCACTTGCACGGCGGTTTTCACGCCGAGTGGTGGATCACGTCGATCAACAAGATCGGCTTCGGCATGTTCCACCCCTATAACGCCGGCAGCTCGCTGGTGACGGCGATGGACTTTGGCTGGGGCATTGTTTGGCCGGCCATCTATCTCGTCGGCGTGCTTTCGCTGGTTTACCACTTGGCAAACGGCTTATGGACCGCCGGGATTACTTGGGGGCTGTGGATTAGTCCTCAAGCTCAGCAGCGGGCCAGCAAAGTTTTTGTGGCGTTCGGAGTCGTTTTGACGGTTATCTCACTGTCAGCATGGGCTGCGGCCGTGCTCCCAAGCGAAGAAGACGCGCAGGCGATGGAGCAGGTCGAAGACCGCATGTACGAAATGGGCGTTGCGTCAGGCATGGTCCCAGAAAACGAAGAAAAGCGGACTCCAGAAAGCACCGTGGAATCTGAAAGTGATTCAGAGTCCGAGGAATCCGAACCGGTTCAAGCCGCGATGAAAGAATTCACGCCGGCTTCCTAGGCAACGCGCCGCCAATTTTGGCCACGCTTGTCATGCGTCGGCCACGAACCATTCAACGCAGTCACCACCTTAGAAATAAAGAACCGAATCGCCATGGCAAATCACCGAGTCGTCGTTGTAGGCGGAGGACTAGCCGGACTGGCCAGCACGATGAAGCTGGCCGAACTTGGCATCAACGTGGATCTGATCAGCTTGACCCCCGTGAAACGCTCGCACAGCGTTTGCGCCCAGGGCGGGATCAATAGCTGCAATGACCAAACACGTCAGTTGGGCGATAACGAGTGGAAACACTTTGACGATACCGTTTACGGCGGTGACTTTTTGAACCACCAGCCGCCGGTCAAAGAAATGGCGGACTGGGCACCCAAGGTCATCGACCTGATGGACCGTTTGGGCGTTCCTTTCAACCGCACCGGCGAAGGCTTCATCGACCGTCGACGTTTTGGCGGAACGCTTTACAAGCGAACCGCCTTCGCAGGGGCAACTACCGGGCAACAGCTGCTGTATGCCCTGGACGAACAGGTCCGCCGCCGCGAGACCGAAGGCATGGTGCGGAAGTTCGAATTCTGGGATTTCCAAGGCTTGATCCAAGACAGCAGTGGTCGTTGCCGCGGTGTCGTTGCGCAAGACATGGTGTCGATGGAACTGCAGGCATTCCCGGCTGATGCGGTTGTCGTCGCGACCGGCGGATGTGGCCTGATCTACGGTCGCAGCACGATGAGTGTGTTCTGCTCCGGTAGTGCCGCCAGTCGCTGTTTTCAAGCAGGCGCCAAATACGCCAATGGTGAATTCATTCAAGTTCACCCGACTGCGATTCCGGGTAGCGATAAGCTGCGTCTGATGAGCGAATCGGCTCGCGGTGAAGGTGGCCGAGTTTGGGTGCCGCGGAAGCCACACGATGTTCGCTCACCACGCGACATTCCTGCAGGCGAGCGATATTACTTCTTGGAAGAACGGTATCCCGAATATGGAAATTTGGTTCCACGTGATATCGCGACTCGTGAAATCTTTGATATCTGCGTCAACGAAGGTTTGAGCGTCGATGACGAGCGGATGTGCGTTTACTTGGATTTGACCCACATTTCCAAGAGCGAGCTGGACCGCAAGCTGGGCGGCATCTTGGAAATCTACGAAAAGTTCCAGGGCGTCGATCCACGTATCGAACCGATGCGGATCTTCCCTGCGGTTCACTACAGCATGGGCGGTCTGTGGGCCGACTATGTTCGTACCGCCGCTGGTGGACTGGAGCCTGGGGCTCCCAAGAACCACATGACCAACATCGAAGGTCTGTATGC is a window of Stieleria sp. JC731 DNA encoding:
- a CDS encoding succinate dehydrogenase cytochrome b558 subunit; its protein translation is MSDSRSDTEVSFFEKHEFAIRRLHSLTGIVPLGLYMVVHLTTNASLLNGPETFQRAVFMIHSPGALLPLIEWGFIFLPLLFHAILGIWIAKTGRPNSGQYRFASNKRYTWQRYTGIIGLVYLFLHIMHLHGGFHAEWWITSINKIGFGMFHPYNAGSSLVTAMDFGWGIVWPAIYLVGVLSLVYHLANGLWTAGITWGLWISPQAQQRASKVFVAFGVVLTVISLSAWAAAVLPSEEDAQAMEQVEDRMYEMGVASGMVPENEEKRTPESTVESESDSESEESEPVQAAMKEFTPAS
- the sdhA gene encoding succinate dehydrogenase flavoprotein subunit yields the protein MANHRVVVVGGGLAGLASTMKLAELGINVDLISLTPVKRSHSVCAQGGINSCNDQTRQLGDNEWKHFDDTVYGGDFLNHQPPVKEMADWAPKVIDLMDRLGVPFNRTGEGFIDRRRFGGTLYKRTAFAGATTGQQLLYALDEQVRRRETEGMVRKFEFWDFQGLIQDSSGRCRGVVAQDMVSMELQAFPADAVVVATGGCGLIYGRSTMSVFCSGSAASRCFQAGAKYANGEFIQVHPTAIPGSDKLRLMSESARGEGGRVWVPRKPHDVRSPRDIPAGERYYFLEERYPEYGNLVPRDIATREIFDICVNEGLSVDDERMCVYLDLTHISKSELDRKLGGILEIYEKFQGVDPRIEPMRIFPAVHYSMGGLWADYVRTAAGGLEPGAPKNHMTNIEGLYAIGECDYHYHGANRLGANSLLSCIFTGLFTGPSISNYIDNQAEGHADLASSDVEAAVKKQQERHDNLLKGNSGSDENPYLIHQELGDVMTRAATVVRRNDQLKEAIDTVNDLHERAMKVNLSDTGSWSNQNVLFSKSLQDMFPIAKCILQGALQRDECRGAHYKPEFQKPSLTAEDPAERRKQAEQWLDEFDKNNEKFLKSTIADYDHATMKPKLSYEDVDTSLIQPRPRLYGLVGADIIEQVFKERAEAKKNGTAAAATA